The genome window AGTGGGCTcgtcgaagaagcagagcagcGCCGGCTTGGCGGCAAGCTCAACACCAATCGTCAACCGCTTTCTCTGCTCGACATTAAGGCCTTCACCAAGAACTCCAACAACCGCCTCCGCGTACTCTTCCATGTTCAGCATCTTGATTACTTCCTCAACATAGGCTAGCTTCTCCTTGTGCGGTGTGCTCGCTGGCTGCCGGAGCGTAGCGCTGAAGATAAGAGCCTCGCGGACGGTACTTGTTTCCAAGTGCAGGTCCTGCTGTTGAACATAACCAGTTTTCCGTTGAAAGGAGTCATCTCTCATGCGACCGTCAACTAGCATCTCGCCCGTGATCACACCCATGGTAACACGATTAGCCAGGACGTCCAACAGCGATGTTTTACCAGCCCCAGTCACACCCATCAATGCTGTTAGCGTTCCTGGCTTGACCCATCCATCGATATGATCCAGGATTCGGCGTGTCTCtcctttgactttgatgtcGTAGCATACATCTTGCCAGTGGAAGATCGAGGTTTGCTTGACGATTGCCGCGGTGCTGTCATGACCCGCATTATCAAGCTGCTGCTTCTCGAAGGTCGGAGCTCCTTCCAGATCGCCGTCGCGCCGGGACTTCTTGACAAATGCCGGTATCTTCCCTCGAGGAAAAACCAAGATTTCCCCTTTGGAGGGTTTTGCACGGACTAGCTCGCTGCAGATGATGTAGGCAgccaggaagaagaaaaagaaaccTAATATAATGCCATAATTCCGCCAGAGATGTGAGCTGAAGTACCGATATGAAGTATTAATAAATGCGTCACCGTCAACGTAGTCTTGTCCAGCGACGGCGCCCTTCTGGGAGCAAATTTTTGAGCTAAGAGGAACATCCTCGTAACCTGGGCCAGCGGGCACGTATTGAGCGCAGGGGAATCTTCTGTCACTGAACTCGTTGATCATGAGAGACTCGAAAGCATACTATCCCCTGCTTAGCCGAGTTCTAAGAGTTTGAAATAAGAAGTTGAAAACTTACACCGATCGGATTCAAATAGTTCAGCCACTTGAACCACGGATGCATATCCCGTACTGGAATCGTAAAACCCGTGTAGATGACAAGAATCATCATGAAAATCGAGGAGGGCACCATGGCCTGTGCCATCGAGCGGGAGATTGCTCCGATCCAGCGAAAAATATTGGACATGGTCAGGGTGATTGTTACAGAGAACAAGTagaagacaaagaaatgTCCCGGGGTACGACGCAGATTGGTCATGAAGTAGAGGATAAGGTTGAACACGACGGAAACCAGAAACTTGGAAGGTAAGTCGACAATCATAGAACTGATGGCTTCTGCTGAAGGATGATAGAGCGCGTATTTGTCGTGCTTCTCTACAATCGGCCGTTGCTGCCACAGTGTCAAAATCTCAAGCGAGCTCGCAAAGGCATTCAGTAAAATTGCGAAGAAGAGCAGTGCACCGCGGGAGAAGAAACTGTTGGTCGTTTGGTCCAGGTTGTAGAATACGCTGGAGACGATGAACGCCATGATGCTATTGCCAATGACGGTTGCCAGGGTCATGCTCATGTCGCCTTTGAGACGGAGAAAGCCTCGGCGGAGACAGAGACGAATTTGCATCGGGTACGACAGAGTGTAGGGCGACGGCGCCCTGGTACCTTTGGCTTTTTCCGCTGCGCGAGAGACAGTGAACTCCTTGTATTTGCTGCCACCCAACGGAGACTCGTTTTCAAATGCTTCAATGTCAGCCAGGAGCCGTTGCCGCTCGGCGCTTTCCCTCCATCGAGCCGCAAACTCGTCCGGTGTGCGCGGGACGAGGGCTTCGTACCCTTTCCGGACCAATCTTTCGGAAGGACTCGTCAGAGATGTCAAGAAGTCACCGGTGGTTTGCCTGTCTGGGCAGTCAAACCCCATGTCAATGAAGAAGCGCTTCGCATCGCTGGCTTTGCCAAAGTATATCTGGCGGCCTTCATAGAGCACAATGACCTTGTCAAATATGTCGTAAATGGCCTGACTAGCTTGATAGATGGCTACTATAGCTGTTGACCCAGTATAATCCGTGGACAGGCGAAGGTTCTTGACGAATTCCAGAGCCGTAGAGCTATCAAGACCTCGGGTGCTGTTATCCCAGCATTGCAGGGGGCAGCCACACAGGATAGTCTCGGCAATACTGACCCGCTTTCGCTCGCCTCCAGAGACGCCTCGAATGTACTCATTCCCTATCCGTGTATTCACCGTGTGGCTTAGACCCAGCATGGTCATGACGACGTCCCTCATATGAGTTGCATATTGTTCGCGAGAGACACCAGGGAAACGGTTTGCTGGGGTTCGAGCCTGGGCGGCGAAAAGCAGAGTCTCGCCTGCAGTGAGCTGTGGGAAATGAATTTCGGTTTCTGCCTGGTAGATGACCTCGCCGCGGAAGCGACTGTGCATTTCATCCCATGAGATACCCTCGTATTGAATGTGAGTTCCTTCGTCCAGCCACAAACCATGAGTTTCTCCCGCAATCGTCTTGAGGAAGGTTGAACATCCACTATGTGCGCGACACAGTTAGGACCACCCGAGACATTCCTCTCCATTCGAGTCAAGGGTCCTGCGAAGCTTACCTGCCTGGCCGGCCAAGTACAACAAGCATTTCGCCGCTGCGGACAAATCCCTCAAAATTGCGCAAGATGTCAATCTGGACCCTATTCCTACACCCAAGAATACTTCGAAGCCACCCGAACCCTTTGAGCCACATGTTGGCTACATCGGCCTGGTAGTCGGCTGCCGTTCCGTAACCATAGGCATTCAGGTTGCGAAAGGAGACGCCTGCGGTACGACGGGGATAACGGTCTGGATCGCGCGTCTTAATGTGCAACAAATTCTTCATCCATTTGCGCGAACTGAATTTGTCGGAGTTGGGGTCTAGCTCCGGGTCGCTGGAGGGGTCGAGAAACGTGTTGGTTGGGCCTGCACTCTTCTGAGATATCTGCGAGAGACTCCGCGCAAGAGCTGTAATCTTGTCATGCCCTTCCTGATCAATACCGTCCTCGGAATCAGGCCCTGCCGTGTCTGAACTGTCTGCCTTCTCTCCTAGTGGGGTCTCCACGATACGATCCGCGTCAGCATCAGTGAATTGCCGCCGGATTGTACTTGCAACTTCCTGGCCCGCACTAGATGAGATAGCCGCCGCCCCGAAAGGAGCTGGATAGGATGGTTGCATCGCCATCGCTGCACGACTCACACCAACCTCTGGGATGACTGCCTGGTCATGGCAGGAAGAAATACcagaaagaagacaatgaGGAATTAAAATATTCCGCGTGTCGTCCCTCAGAATTTGAAAAGAATCAAGAGCGATGGTTGAAAGAGGAATGAAAGGAAGGAGCGAACAATAAAGAAGTCATCCTCAAGAGGTGGCATACATGTCATCACCCAGGAAGCATAAGGTAACCCATAACCCGCACACGGAGAGCGGATACAGAGATATCCGAGCCCGGGTAGCATAAACAAAAGGGAATAACTCAAGGATTATGGATGTAAGCGAACCCGGATACGCGACCCTGGCCCTACTCTGGATGGTCAGGCCCCTCCTGCTAAGGTATCGCCAGGGTCACAGCGATGACTCCATAATAGTCAGGCCACTGGCCACTGCCATTCAGTGGTCGACCAGAGACATCGAATCATCTTGGCAAGTCAGCAAATTGGACACGGATCATGTGGGTTCGGTCAACCCCCGGTTTCTCCATTGAATGTTATGACAGGATCTAAAGTAGTGGGGTCGGGCGAGTGGGACGTCAACGATTTCTGGGGTAGCTGGTTATCAGGACCTTGGAATTTGAACCTGGAGCCTGGCTATCTGGGGGtcaatggctgctgcatATTCAACTGCTCAACAGTACGGAAACTATAGGCGACTAGCTAATCATACAGTTCATGCACATGTAAATCCATATCTCTCTGAGCGATGGCCTCACACAAAAGATGAAGATCGGATTTTCGAGCATGATCCCGGACCAAGGACAGGGCGAGCCACCAAAACGGCAACTATTGCTCCGGGTGGCGAATTCTCTATGACCGCTGATTGGCTTCGTATTATCTGCGTATTCGCAAATTCACCCGAGCTCTTGTCCTACATCGTACGTACTCACTAACCTCGCTAGGCGATAGGCTTGTCTGGATGGCTGGATGGCTGGATGCTGATAGATATGAGGAAAAGTGGATTGCCGGTCTCTAAAACCATTAGGGCGGTTGGCCAGATGTTGAGGAGAACAGCATAGAGTCGTGAAGTGTTTCGAATATGTTGGACCAGTGGGAGTCAGTCACTCAGCTCCTTCATTCAGCAATGGCCTGTTTTCATTCAGTTCTCGGTGCTCCCTGATATGGCTAGCGCAGGATTGGAATTACTTCTTATTTTAATAACTGGATCCGGTTGTTTTTAGCTTTTTCTCCATACAATCCAATCGAGTAACTATGCATTGTAGCGATACTACACACTTTGATCATAAAGCGCGCCATGACTATTGTCTATAATTTTTGGACATCTTCTGAGAACTGCAGCGCTTTTCCGTTTCGAGAgtccgacgacgaggatcGACACATTAAGCGATCTTGGCAACATGGCTCAATAGTGGAGCGCGATTCCGTGCTTATCGATACCAATGGGCTCAAATTTATTCAAATAGTCCTTTGTCTTCAGAGGGATGAATGATATTCTCGTCGAGCCTGACGACATTGAGCCTCTTTGACGTTTCAATCGGGCACGGGTGCTTTGAGAACATATTCCGTCGGCGACACTGCATCTAATTCCTGGGTCGCAGCACCTGCTCATTCTCGTCATGTCGTCCCCCGCATGTTCAGTCACAGGCAGTGCAACTGTGTTAGATCAATCAGACGATGTTGAATCAACCTTGTCTGCCCTGTACGAGGAGCGACCGCTGCTGGACTCGACGGATGAAACCTGGGCACCACCCAAAGGATTTCTTTGGGTCCAGATTGGTAAGTACATCGCGAGAAACCACTGGAGTAGTGGAACTCACGGTCATTGTCAGCTATCATGTCGAATGTCTTTCTCTCTGGATTCGATGGCACCATCACGGCCTCGGCGTACGCGGTGATTAGCTCCGAATTCAACGCCGCCAACACTGCGTCGTGGCTCACAACCTCTTACCTCATCACTAGCACCGCCTTTCAGCCTCTGTACGGTCGCTTTTCTGATATATTTGGAAGGAGAGTGTCCTTTTTCACGGCCACCATTACGTTCATTATTGGTTGTTTGGGTTGTGGTATCGCCGACGATATTGTCTTGCTGAATATGATGCGGGCGTTGACGGGAATTGGTGGCGGTGGTCTAATGACTATGGGTAAGTTGCCATCTCCCCCAGCTGGAGGGCCGCCGCACTCACACGGTCCAGCTACAATTGTCAACTCCGACCTCATCCCGTTCAAACGTCGGGGTATGTATCAAGCCTTGCAAAACGGCATGCATGGCTTCGGCTCCATCTGTGGTGCATCGTTTGGTGGCTCGATTGTTGATACGGttggatggagatggtgctTTCTGGTGCAGGTGCCTATAGGACTATTCGC of Aspergillus fumigatus Af293 chromosome 2, whole genome shotgun sequence contains these proteins:
- a CDS encoding pleiotropic drug resistance family ABC transporter, whose product is MAMQPSYPAPFGAAAISSSAGQEVASTIRRQFTDADADRIVETPLGEKADSSDTAGPDSEDGIDQEGHDKITALARSLSQISQKSAGPTNTFLDPSSDPELDPNSDKFSSRKWMKNLLHIKTRDPDRYPRRTAGVSFRNLNAYGYGTAADYQADVANMWLKGFGWLRSILGCRNRVQIDILRNFEGFVRSGEMLVVLGRPGSGCSTFLKTIAGETHGLWLDEGTHIQYEGISWDEMHSRFRGEVIYQAETEIHFPQLTAGETLLFAAQARTPANRFPGVSREQYATHMRDVVMTMLGLSHTVNTRIGNEYIRGVSGGERKRVSIAETILCGCPLQCWDNSTRGLDSSTALEFVKNLRLSTDYTGSTAIVAIYQASQAIYDIFDKVIVLYEGRQIYFGKASDAKRFFIDMGFDCPDRQTTGDFLTSLTSPSERLVRKGYEALVPRTPDEFAARWRESAERQRLLADIEAFENESPLGGSKYKEFTVSRAAEKAKGTRAPSPYTLSYPMQIRLCLRRGFLRLKGDMSMTLATVIGNSIMAFIVSSVFYNLDQTTNSFFSRGALLFFAILLNAFASSLEILTLWQQRPIVEKHDKYALYHPSAEAISSMIVDLPSKFLVSVVFNLILYFMTNLRRTPGHFFVFYLFSVTITLTMSNIFRWIGAISRSMAQAMVPSSIFMMILVIYTGFTIPVRDMHPWFKWLNYLNPIGYAFESLMINEFSDRRFPCAQYVPAGPGYEDVPLSSKICSQKGAVAGQDYVDGDAFINTSYRYFSSHLWRNYGIILGFFFFFLAAYIICSELVRAKPSKGEILVFPRGKIPAFVKKSRRDGDLEGAPTFEKQQLDNAGHDSTAAIVKQTSIFHWQDVCYDIKVKGETRRILDHIDGWVKPGTLTALMGVTGAGKTSLLDVLANRVTMGVITGEMLVDGRMRDDSFQRKTGYVQQQDLHLETSTVREALIFSATLRQPASTPHKEKLAYVEEVIKMLNMEEYAEAVVGVLGEGLNVEQRKRLTIGVELAAKPALLCFFDEPTSGLDSQTAWSICTLMRKLADHGQAILCTIHQPSAILMQQFDRLLFLAKGGKTVYFGELGPNMETLIKYFENKGSSKCPKNANPAEWMLEVIGAAPGSHADQDWPEVWNNSPERAQVRAELARMKEELLQRPPPPRTKEYGEFAMPLWAQFLVCLQRMFQQYWRSPSYIYSKAATSIIPPLFIGFTFWREPTSLQGLQNQMFAIFMLLVIFPNLVQQMMPYFVTQRALYEVRERPSKAYSWKAFMLASILVELPWNILMAVPAYFCWYYPIGLYRNAYPTDSVTERGGTMFLLILIFMMFTSTFSSMIIAGIEQPETGGNIAQLLFSLCLIFNGVLASPSALPGFWIFMYRVSPFTYLVSAVLSVGLAGTSVKCSDIEILHVPPPQGQNCSSFLDAYVQMSHGRLLNPEATSDCQVCPVADTDTFLAQVSISYSDRWRNVGLLFVYIVFNIFAAIFLYWLIRVPKKRSRKIKEE